One stretch of Qipengyuania gelatinilytica DNA includes these proteins:
- a CDS encoding SDR family NAD(P)-dependent oxidoreductase encodes MTRLLIFGLGYTASRIAGAMRDRGWQVDATGSAGNLDFNDRDSVSEALEKATHVLSSVPPDRESGLDPVLDTYREVMGKAWYGYLSSTGVYGDAAGAWVDESSPTGTGRRSARSDADALWLDLGARVFRLPGIYGPGRSIFDRLEQGKAHRIDMPGQVFSRCHVDDIAAGVVAALAGDAPEGAYNLSDDLPASQNCVVEEACRIMGVEPPPLQTIEEADLSPMARGFYAENRRVANGKAKRVLGWEPRYPTYREGLAAIRARA; translated from the coding sequence ATGACTCGCCTGCTGATCTTCGGACTTGGCTACACCGCCTCGCGCATTGCAGGAGCCATGCGCGATCGCGGGTGGCAGGTCGATGCGACGGGGAGCGCGGGCAATCTCGATTTCAATGATCGGGATAGCGTGTCGGAGGCGCTGGAAAAGGCGACGCACGTCCTTTCCTCGGTCCCGCCGGACCGCGAAAGCGGTCTCGATCCGGTGCTCGACACCTATCGCGAGGTGATGGGCAAGGCCTGGTACGGCTATTTGTCTTCGACCGGTGTCTACGGCGATGCCGCAGGTGCATGGGTCGATGAAAGCTCGCCCACCGGCACCGGCAGGCGAAGCGCGCGCAGCGATGCGGATGCGCTCTGGCTCGATCTTGGCGCACGGGTCTTTCGCCTCCCGGGTATCTACGGACCGGGACGCAGCATTTTCGACCGGCTGGAACAGGGCAAGGCACACCGGATCGACATGCCGGGGCAGGTCTTCAGCCGGTGCCATGTCGACGATATCGCCGCCGGCGTCGTCGCTGCCCTTGCCGGCGATGCTCCGGAAGGCGCCTACAACCTGTCCGACGATCTGCCGGCCAGCCAGAATTGCGTGGTCGAGGAGGCGTGCCGGATCATGGGTGTCGAGCCGCCACCTCTCCAGACCATCGAGGAAGCGGATCTCTCGCCGATGGCGCGCGGTTTCTATGCCGAGAACCGCAGGGTCGCGAATGGCAAGGCAAAGCGCGTGCTCGGCTGGGAGCCGCGCTATCCGACCTATCGTGAAGGCCTCGCGGCGATCAGGG
- a CDS encoding M48 family metallopeptidase, with the protein MFDLLAASAASFDVEAATRAYLDTLQGPARAKSDAYFEGGYWLILFGTLIGVLIDWLILRFRMARAFRDLGERWFKRRFGVTWLTALLYLVVGAVLALPWSIYTGYWREKQYDLLDLGFGAWLGEQMIGLAISLVIGPIIVAIIYAVIARAPRSWWLWGTGVTGVFLFVLGMLAPVFLSPLFNEYTEMEEGPLRDRIVAMAQAYDVPADNIYVFDQSKQHKRISANVSGFGPTIRISLNDNLLERTSEEEIVAVMGHELGHYKLGHGLTRTLMMLAVIGLGLFLVSILAPKLIARKGADWGVKDVADPASIPVLSLLLSIYFMLATPLFNNITRVQENEADAFGLEAAQEPDGFARAAMRLSEYRKLEPGDLEEFIFFTHPSGENRVRRSMQWKADNVENPQIETPPEGYLDAE; encoded by the coding sequence ATGTTCGATCTGCTCGCGGCCAGCGCGGCAAGCTTCGATGTGGAAGCGGCAACGCGCGCCTATCTGGATACCTTGCAGGGTCCGGCGCGGGCGAAGTCCGACGCCTATTTCGAAGGGGGTTACTGGCTGATCCTGTTCGGGACCCTCATCGGGGTCCTGATCGACTGGCTGATCCTGCGCTTCCGCATGGCCAGGGCCTTCCGCGACCTGGGCGAGCGTTGGTTCAAGCGCCGTTTCGGCGTCACCTGGCTGACCGCACTTCTCTATCTCGTCGTCGGCGCAGTCCTCGCGCTGCCGTGGTCGATCTACACCGGCTACTGGCGCGAGAAACAATACGACCTGCTCGACCTCGGCTTCGGGGCATGGCTGGGCGAGCAGATGATTGGTCTCGCCATCAGCCTCGTCATCGGGCCGATCATCGTGGCGATCATCTATGCCGTGATTGCCCGCGCCCCGCGCAGCTGGTGGCTGTGGGGAACGGGCGTGACCGGCGTGTTCCTCTTCGTGCTCGGAATGCTGGCCCCGGTGTTCCTGTCCCCGCTGTTCAACGAATATACCGAGATGGAAGAAGGCCCATTGCGCGACCGGATCGTGGCCATGGCGCAGGCATACGATGTCCCTGCCGACAACATCTATGTCTTCGACCAGTCGAAGCAGCACAAGCGCATTTCGGCCAATGTCTCCGGCTTCGGACCCACGATCCGCATCTCGCTCAACGACAATTTGCTCGAACGGACGAGCGAAGAGGAAATCGTTGCCGTCATGGGCCACGAGCTCGGGCATTATAAACTCGGTCACGGGCTGACCCGTACGCTCATGATGCTCGCGGTCATCGGCCTCGGCCTGTTCCTCGTGAGCATTCTCGCGCCGAAGCTCATTGCGCGCAAAGGTGCGGACTGGGGCGTGAAGGATGTCGCGGACCCCGCGTCGATCCCGGTGCTGAGCCTGCTGCTGTCGATCTACTTCATGCTGGCGACGCCGCTGTTCAACAACATCACGCGCGTGCAGGAAAACGAGGCCGACGCCTTTGGTCTCGAAGCCGCACAGGAGCCGGACGGATTTGCACGCGCCGCAATGCGCCTGTCCGAATACCGCAAGCTGGAGCCGGGCGACCTGGAGGAGTTCATCTTTTTCACCCACCCCTCTGGCGAAAACCGCGTACGGCGTTCGATGCAGTGGAAAGCCGACAATGTCGAAAATCCACAGATCGAAACGCCGCCGGAAGGCTATCTGGACGCCGAATGA
- the pepN gene encoding aminopeptidase N, with translation MDIARTPTTPDGNIEMADAAVEPKAPPEIRREDYTPFAWLVPATRLDFELGIDKTRITATLEVERNPAADPTPTIRLNGDGPKLVSLKCDGGDCAGHTMDGDDLVVTLEGDSHTIEIVTEIEPSANSQLMGLYASNGMLCTQCESEGFRRITFFPDRPDVLSTYTVKMSGPKALFPILLCNGNKVDEGSDGDDHWAEWHDPWPKPSYLFALVAGDLVARNDSFTTMNGREVELNVWVRDGDLERTEHAMESLKRSMKWDEEVFGREYDLDLYNIVAVSDFNMGAMENKGLNVFNTKYVLADPETATDGDFDGVEGVIGHEYFHNWSGNRITCRDWFQLSLKEGFTVLRDQLFSQDMGSEPVKRIEDVRVLRGAQFPEDSGPLAHPIRPDSYREISNFYTATVYNKGAEVIRMMRTMAGEGAFRKGTDLYFDRHDGEAATCEDFIKSIEDGAGLDLTQFRLWYSQAGTPRVSVELAHEGGEAVLTLSQVVPDTPGQTGKKPMPIPLKIALFDRESAEHSGEQLVVLDTESDTFRFPGFAQLPVLSINRTFSAPVTISRNIERSDLVFLARHDDDPFARYEAMQDLMVGHLVAASKGELGDEERAAGTTDIVTALRSVIADEALDDLMRGELLSMPSQTYIMEQIEAADPGRIFEERESLKATIGTELKDELHRLYERAEAVPYSQSAEAKGARKLKTLVLVYAAASDPQKAAELAAHQYDRADNMTDRQGALMVLTGIDSAERTGRLLDFYNRYRDNALVVDKWFSLQAMSLHPNVIEHVKALAQHEDFTMKNPNRVRSLYMGFAVNPHGFHAASGEGYRLIADLILELDPINAQTAARFVPSLGRWRKMEPVRSAMMREQLERIAAAPKLSRDTFEQVTRSLG, from the coding sequence ATGGATATCGCGCGCACCCCCACGACCCCCGACGGGAACATCGAAATGGCCGACGCCGCCGTCGAGCCGAAGGCCCCGCCCGAGATCCGGCGCGAGGATTATACGCCTTTTGCCTGGCTGGTGCCTGCGACCCGGCTCGATTTCGAACTCGGGATCGACAAGACCCGCATCACCGCGACACTCGAGGTCGAGCGCAATCCCGCCGCCGATCCCACGCCCACCATCCGCCTCAATGGCGACGGGCCGAAGCTGGTTTCGCTCAAATGTGATGGAGGCGACTGCGCCGGTCACACGATGGATGGCGACGACCTCGTGGTGACGCTGGAGGGTGACAGTCACACGATCGAGATCGTCACCGAGATCGAGCCGAGCGCCAATTCGCAGCTCATGGGCCTTTATGCGTCGAACGGCATGCTGTGCACGCAATGCGAATCCGAAGGCTTCCGGCGCATCACCTTCTTCCCCGATCGCCCCGATGTCCTGTCGACTTATACCGTGAAGATGAGCGGACCGAAGGCGCTATTCCCGATCCTCCTGTGCAACGGCAACAAGGTGGACGAGGGCAGCGATGGCGATGACCACTGGGCCGAATGGCACGATCCCTGGCCCAAGCCCTCCTATCTCTTCGCGCTGGTGGCCGGCGATCTCGTCGCCCGCAACGACAGCTTCACCACGATGAACGGGCGCGAGGTGGAACTCAATGTCTGGGTACGCGACGGCGATCTCGAGAGGACCGAGCACGCCATGGAGAGCCTCAAGCGCTCGATGAAATGGGACGAGGAGGTGTTCGGGCGCGAATACGACCTCGATCTCTACAACATCGTCGCAGTGTCCGATTTCAACATGGGCGCGATGGAGAACAAGGGCCTCAACGTCTTCAATACGAAATACGTCCTCGCCGACCCCGAAACCGCCACCGATGGCGATTTCGACGGCGTGGAAGGCGTGATCGGTCACGAATATTTCCATAACTGGTCGGGCAACCGCATCACCTGCCGCGACTGGTTCCAGCTATCGCTCAAGGAAGGCTTCACCGTCTTGCGCGACCAGCTGTTCAGCCAGGACATGGGGTCCGAGCCGGTCAAGCGGATCGAGGATGTGCGCGTGCTGCGCGGGGCGCAGTTCCCCGAAGATAGCGGCCCGCTGGCGCACCCTATCCGGCCTGACAGCTACCGCGAGATCAGCAATTTCTACACCGCCACGGTCTACAACAAGGGCGCCGAAGTCATCCGCATGATGCGCACGATGGCGGGCGAGGGGGCTTTCCGCAAAGGCACCGATCTCTATTTCGACCGCCACGACGGTGAGGCGGCGACCTGCGAGGATTTCATCAAGTCGATCGAGGATGGTGCGGGGCTGGACCTCACCCAGTTCCGCCTGTGGTATTCGCAGGCAGGGACGCCCAGGGTCAGTGTCGAGCTTGCGCATGAAGGCGGTGAAGCGGTGCTCACGCTTTCGCAGGTGGTACCGGATACTCCGGGACAGACCGGCAAGAAGCCCATGCCGATCCCGCTCAAGATCGCACTGTTCGACCGCGAGAGCGCCGAACATTCGGGTGAACAGCTGGTCGTGCTCGACACGGAGAGCGACACGTTCCGCTTCCCCGGCTTTGCGCAACTGCCGGTCCTCTCGATCAACCGGACCTTCTCGGCTCCGGTCACGATCAGCAGGAATATCGAGCGCAGCGACCTCGTCTTCCTCGCGCGCCACGATGACGATCCTTTCGCCCGGTACGAGGCGATGCAGGACCTGATGGTCGGGCACCTTGTCGCGGCCAGCAAGGGCGAGCTTGGCGATGAGGAGCGCGCGGCCGGAACGACGGACATCGTCACCGCGCTTCGCAGTGTCATCGCGGACGAGGCGCTCGACGACCTCATGCGCGGCGAGCTGCTTTCCATGCCCAGCCAGACCTACATCATGGAGCAGATCGAAGCAGCCGATCCGGGCCGGATTTTCGAAGAACGCGAATCCCTGAAAGCCACCATCGGCACGGAACTCAAGGACGAGCTGCACCGGCTTTACGAGCGGGCAGAAGCGGTCCCCTATTCGCAGAGCGCGGAGGCCAAGGGCGCGCGCAAGCTGAAGACCCTCGTCCTCGTCTATGCGGCGGCCAGCGATCCGCAGAAGGCGGCCGAACTTGCCGCGCACCAGTACGACCGCGCCGACAACATGACTGACCGGCAGGGCGCGCTGATGGTTCTCACCGGCATCGACAGCGCCGAGCGCACGGGCCGCCTGCTCGATTTCTACAATCGCTATCGGGACAATGCGCTGGTCGTCGACAAGTGGTTCTCGCTCCAGGCGATGTCGCTGCATCCCAACGTCATCGAGCATGTGAAGGCGCTGGCCCAGCACGAGGATTTCACGATGAAGAACCCGAACCGCGTGCGCTCGCTCTACATGGGGTTTGCAGTCAATCCGCATGGCTTCCATGCAGCCTCGGGCGAGGGGTACAGGCTGATTGCCGACCTCATTCTCGAGCTCGATCCGATCAATGCCCAGACCGCGGCACGTTTCGTCCCCTCGCTCGGGCGCTGGCGCAAGATGGAGCCGGTTCGCTCGGCCATGATGCGCGAGCAGCTGGAGCGGATCGCTGCTGCGCCCAAGCTGTCGCGCGACACCTTCGAGCAGGTCACGCGCTCCCTTGGCTGA
- the pgeF gene encoding peptidoglycan editing factor PgeF, translating to MAEVLTSEALEGVPHGFSTREGLEGSKVLPGAPLVMLEQVHSPDVLVMREAGGEKRQGDGIVTDRRGLLIGIVTADCAPVLMADREAGVVGAAHAGWRGARAGVLENTLDAMERLGANRANIAAVIGPTIAQASYEVDEGFREQFDSGDERFFARGRPGHFQFDLPAYVAHRLKRGGAGRIADLALDTYADEARFHSFRRATHRSKPTTGRQTSVIALP from the coding sequence TTGGCTGAAGTGCTGACCAGCGAGGCGCTTGAAGGCGTGCCGCACGGATTTTCCACCCGCGAGGGGCTGGAAGGCAGCAAGGTGCTGCCGGGCGCGCCGCTGGTCATGCTGGAACAGGTCCATTCCCCCGATGTGCTGGTGATGCGCGAGGCGGGCGGCGAGAAACGCCAGGGCGACGGCATCGTCACCGACCGCCGCGGCCTTCTTATCGGCATCGTCACGGCGGATTGCGCGCCGGTCCTGATGGCGGACCGCGAAGCTGGCGTGGTCGGGGCCGCGCATGCCGGATGGCGCGGCGCCCGCGCGGGTGTGCTCGAAAATACGCTCGACGCCATGGAGCGGCTCGGCGCGAACCGCGCGAATATCGCGGCGGTCATCGGTCCGACGATCGCGCAGGCGAGCTACGAGGTGGACGAGGGCTTTCGCGAGCAATTCGATAGCGGGGACGAACGCTTCTTCGCCCGCGGCCGGCCGGGACACTTCCAGTTCGACCTGCCTGCCTATGTGGCGCACCGCCTGAAGCGGGGAGGGGCGGGGCGAATCGCGGATCTCGCGCTCGACACCTATGCCGACGAGGCGCGCTTCCATTCGTTTCGCCGGGCCACCCACCGCTCCAAACCCACCACAGGGCGGCAAACAAGCGTTATCGCACTGCCCTGA
- the petA gene encoding ubiquinol-cytochrome c reductase iron-sulfur subunit produces MADTTATANPEDGVRRRDFLDIAAVSAAGIGGLAVVYPLVSQMAPSKDVLAASSTEVDVSAIEPGQAIKAVFRKQPLFVKRLTAAEIAAANATPADSLRDPQTLAERTKEGHEDMLVTMGVCTHLGCVPLGAAEGEVKGEYGGYFCPCHGSHYDTAGRIRKGPAPTNLEVPEYEFISDTVIQVG; encoded by the coding sequence ATGGCAGACACGACTGCAACCGCTAATCCCGAAGACGGCGTACGGCGCCGCGACTTTCTCGACATTGCTGCGGTCAGTGCAGCCGGCATCGGCGGCCTCGCAGTCGTTTACCCGCTGGTTAGCCAGATGGCTCCGTCGAAGGATGTTCTCGCGGCGAGCTCGACCGAGGTCGACGTTTCTGCGATCGAGCCGGGACAGGCTATCAAGGCGGTCTTCCGCAAGCAGCCGCTCTTCGTGAAGCGCTTGACCGCTGCCGAGATCGCTGCGGCCAACGCCACCCCGGCCGACTCGCTGCGCGACCCGCAGACCCTCGCCGAACGGACCAAGGAAGGTCACGAGGACATGCTCGTCACCATGGGCGTCTGCACCCACCTCGGCTGTGTGCCGCTGGGCGCTGCCGAAGGTGAAGTGAAGGGTGAGTATGGAGGCTATTTCTGCCCCTGCCACGGTTCGCATTACGATACCGCCGGTCGCATCCGCAAAGGTCCGGCACCGACGAACCTCGAAGTGCCGGAATACGAGTTCATCTCGGATACCGTCATCCAGGTCGGCTGA